A DNA window from Takifugu flavidus isolate HTHZ2018 chromosome 15, ASM371156v2, whole genome shotgun sequence contains the following coding sequences:
- the LOC130538349 gene encoding zinc finger and BTB domain-containing protein 14-like isoform X2, translating to MSDLLRYIDYDHKATFLKMLNQQRLEGEHCDVVVVVENIEFRAHRCVLAACSNYFKKLFKKQSDEDNSIVELDFIRSDIFEEKRELTNMKTRENQAPGDHGMRAQDAILKELAMEEVRKNSFYDQGMDGMGPGASHVSQPHNYNTNMNKDPHGHSWGSTSSTDMKLEYLLYGHRDQASCQSAGPKPMDHNARKERLLTANRPYGCEHCPKAFTTAAHLKEHLKIHSGFKPHRCVVCGKAFIRGPDLKRHERVHSNERPFACQLCEKAFKHKSHLKDHERQHRGERPFNCGSCDKAFIKASDLKRHWNTMHSGNPRRHMSLSPATSQHGQADVSDQRDWKMEAGPHSHNSGDC from the exons ATGTCTGATTTATTGAGATATATCGACTATGACCACAAAGCAACCTTTCTGAAGATGCTGAACCAACAAAGATTGGAGGGTGAGCACTGtgacgtggtggtggtggtagaaAACATTGAGTTCAGGGCTCATCGCTGTGTATTGGCAGCCTGCAGCAACTACTTTAAAAAGCTTTTCAAGAAGCAGAGCGACGAGGACAATTCCATCGTGGAGCTAGATTTCATCCGCTCCGATATCTTCGAGGAG AAACGAGAGCTGACCAACATGAAGACGAGGGAGAATCAGGCACCCGGCGATCACGGCATGCGCGCTCAGGACGCCATCCTTAAGGAGCTCGccatggaggaggtgaggaagaacAGCTTCTACGATCAGGGCATGGACGGCATGGGGCCCGGGGCCTCCCACGTGTCGCAGCCGCACAACTACAACACCAACATGAACAAAGATCCTCACGGCCACAGCTGGGGCTCCACTTCATCCACCGACATGAAGCTGGAGTACTTGCTGTACGGTCACCGAGACCAGGCTTCCTGTCAGAGCGCGGGCCCCAAGCCCATGGACCACAATGCTAGGAAAGAGCGGCTGCTAACCGCCAACCGCCCCTACGGCTGCGAGCACTGCCCAAAGGCCTTCACCACCGCCGCCCACCTCAAGGAGCACCTGAAGATCCACTCTGGCTTCAAGCCGCACCGCTGCGTCGTGTGCGGCAAGGCCTTCATCAGGGGCCCCGACCTGAAGCGGCACGAGCGCGTCCACAGCAACGAGAGGCCCTTCGCGTGTCAACTGTGCGAAAAGGCCTTCAAGCACAAATCTCACCTGAAAGACCACGAGCGGCAGCATCGGGGCGAGCGGCCGTTCAACTGCGGCTCCTGCGACAAAGCTTTCATCAAAGCGTCAGATCTGAAGCGCCACTGGAATACCATGCACAGCGGCAACCCCCGCAGACACATGTCCCTGTCCCCCGCCACCTCCCAGCACGGCCAGGCGGACGTCAGCGACCAGAGAGACTGGAAAATGGAGGCTGGGCCCCATTCACACAACTCGGGGGACTGCTGA
- the LOC130538349 gene encoding zinc finger and BTB domain-containing protein 14-like isoform X1 — MSDLLRYIDYDHKATFLKMLNQQRLEGEHCDVVVVVENIEFRAHRCVLAACSNYFKKLFKKQSDEDNSIVELDFIRSDIFEEVLNYMYTARLAVRKKDINMMMSSGQILGINFLDNLCTQKRELTNMKTRENQAPGDHGMRAQDAILKELAMEEVRKNSFYDQGMDGMGPGASHVSQPHNYNTNMNKDPHGHSWGSTSSTDMKLEYLLYGHRDQASCQSAGPKPMDHNARKERLLTANRPYGCEHCPKAFTTAAHLKEHLKIHSGFKPHRCVVCGKAFIRGPDLKRHERVHSNERPFACQLCEKAFKHKSHLKDHERQHRGERPFNCGSCDKAFIKASDLKRHWNTMHSGNPRRHMSLSPATSQHGQADVSDQRDWKMEAGPHSHNSGDC, encoded by the coding sequence ATGTCTGATTTATTGAGATATATCGACTATGACCACAAAGCAACCTTTCTGAAGATGCTGAACCAACAAAGATTGGAGGGTGAGCACTGtgacgtggtggtggtggtagaaAACATTGAGTTCAGGGCTCATCGCTGTGTATTGGCAGCCTGCAGCAACTACTTTAAAAAGCTTTTCAAGAAGCAGAGCGACGAGGACAATTCCATCGTGGAGCTAGATTTCATCCGCTCCGATATCTTCGAGGAGGTACTTAATTACATGTACACAGCCCGACTGGCTGTGAGGAAGAAGGACATCAATATGATGATGTCGTCCGGTCAGATTTTGGGGATCAACTTCCTGGATAATCTGTGCACGCAGAAACGAGAGCTGACCAACATGAAGACGAGGGAGAATCAGGCACCCGGCGATCACGGCATGCGCGCTCAGGACGCCATCCTTAAGGAGCTCGccatggaggaggtgaggaagaacAGCTTCTACGATCAGGGCATGGACGGCATGGGGCCCGGGGCCTCCCACGTGTCGCAGCCGCACAACTACAACACCAACATGAACAAAGATCCTCACGGCCACAGCTGGGGCTCCACTTCATCCACCGACATGAAGCTGGAGTACTTGCTGTACGGTCACCGAGACCAGGCTTCCTGTCAGAGCGCGGGCCCCAAGCCCATGGACCACAATGCTAGGAAAGAGCGGCTGCTAACCGCCAACCGCCCCTACGGCTGCGAGCACTGCCCAAAGGCCTTCACCACCGCCGCCCACCTCAAGGAGCACCTGAAGATCCACTCTGGCTTCAAGCCGCACCGCTGCGTCGTGTGCGGCAAGGCCTTCATCAGGGGCCCCGACCTGAAGCGGCACGAGCGCGTCCACAGCAACGAGAGGCCCTTCGCGTGTCAACTGTGCGAAAAGGCCTTCAAGCACAAATCTCACCTGAAAGACCACGAGCGGCAGCATCGGGGCGAGCGGCCGTTCAACTGCGGCTCCTGCGACAAAGCTTTCATCAAAGCGTCAGATCTGAAGCGCCACTGGAATACCATGCACAGCGGCAACCCCCGCAGACACATGTCCCTGTCCCCCGCCACCTCCCAGCACGGCCAGGCGGACGTCAGCGACCAGAGAGACTGGAAAATGGAGGCTGGGCCCCATTCACACAACTCGGGGGACTGCTGA